In Kutzneria kofuensis, the DNA window TTGAGTGCCATCGTTCAGAGGCTCCGCACAAAATCGGCCCCCAACACCACAACCCCTCACCGCACCAATTCCCGCAACCTCTCCATCCGGTGTATCACGAACTGACCCCGCCCGGTCGTGATCACGCCCTCTTCCCGCAACTCCCGCAACACCCGCGCCATCGACTCCCGAGATGTCGACGCCGTCTCCGCCAATTCCTGCTGCGTGAACGGCGACGCGATGTGCACCCCGTCCACCCCGGCCTTCCCCAACCGATTGGCGAGATCCAGCAGCAACGTCACCACCCGCTGCATGGTGCTCCCGCCCCCGTATTCCGCCCGCTGCTGATCCGTCTCCCGCAGCCTCTGCGCGATCACCTCCAACAGCGACCACGCAATCCGCGGATGCGCGTCGCACAGCCCCTGCAATCGCACCGCCGGCAGCGACAGCACATCGACGGCATCGATGGCCGTCATCGTCGCCGACCGCGGCCGCCCGTCGATCGCCGACAGCTCCCCCAAAACCTCCCCGGGCCCGCACACGGCCAGCATCACCCCGTGCCCCGCGGCCGCCCCCGCGATGACCTTGATGTGGCCGCTCAGCACCACGTACACCTGCTTGGTCTGCTCCCCCTGGCCGACGATCACCTCACCCGCGGCGAACCCGCTGCGCGTGGCGGCCGCGGCGAACGCGGCCTGCTCGGCCGGTGACAGCCGCCCCCAGAACGTGCCGGCCGGACCGGTCAGCGCGATCACCTCCCCTATGGTGTTCGGCAAGAGTAGTTGCTGGGAGGGCACGACACGGATGTCAGAGCGTCAGCCTTCGGTGTACCGGGCGATCCTCGTGGTCGATGTGGAGAGTTTCAGCGGCGGTCACCGCAGCGAGGACCACCGCCGGATCGTCCGCGCCGGTCTGCGCGAGATGCTGACCGCCGCGCTCGGCGCCCTCGGGCACGACTACGAGGCGGGGTACCACAACGACACCGGCGACGGCGTGGTCGTCTTCCTGACGCCCGAGGTGCCGGAAAGCCTCCTGGTCCGCCGCCTGCCGCACGAACTGGAGGTGTTGCTGCGCGAGCACAACAGCCGCTACGCGGACGGCGCTCAGATCCGCCTTCGGGTGGCTTTGCACCACGGCCAGGTGTTCTTCGACGAGACGGGCGCGTCGGCGGCGGCGGTGATCCACGCGTGCCGGCTGGTGGACAGTCACCCGGTGCGGGACGCGTTGAAGCGCGGCGAGGCGCCCCTTGCGCTGATCGTGTCGGACGACTTCTATCGCGAGGTCGTGCGCGGCGAGCCGGCCGCCGCTCCCGGCACCTACGCCGAGGTGCAGGTCAGTGCCAAGGAGACGGACTGCGTCGGTTGGCTGCGCGGCGGCGTCACCCAGGCCGTGGTGCCGAAGCAGCCTCAGCTCCCGCTGGTGCTGGAGGCCGACGACGGTGTGGTGCGCGTGGTGCCCGGCGGCGAGCGGCTCGTCGGTCAGCTCGTGCACGCCATCCGGCAGTCCCCGCTGCTGTTGGCCGCCACCCGCTCACGGTGGCCACAACACGACATGCGCAGCGCCCCCGACGAGGCGTTGCATGCGCTCGCGGAGGCGTTCCTGCGGGTGCCGTCGATGGTGGACGACATGGCGCGCCGCGACATCGTCGAGGAACTGCCGATGCAGATCCGGGTGTCGATCCCGCGCAGCCCGCGCGCCCGCACGGACGTTCGCGCGATCGTTCGCACGTGCGTCACGCGCAACGGCGGCCTTGCCGCGCTGCTGACCGCCGTGCAGCGCATCGAGGGCGACGACAGCCTCGACGTCGACGCGCTGCACGGCGACGTGATCACGATCCTCGCGTCACTGCTCGACCAGGACTGATCACCAGGGCTTGGCCATCGCGTCCAGCATGCTGTGCTGGGCGTCGTCCTCGGCGATCTCCCACGTGAAGGCGCCGCGCAGGTTCGCATTGCGGGCGTAGTCGGAGCGAATGCCGATCGAGCGCGGGTTCTCGAAACTGACGAACTTCCGCTCGGCCGCGTTGTACAGCCACGGCGACTGCGCGTTGCTGTCCCAGTACTGCTTCCACGCCGGGTCGGTCAGCAGCTTCGTCTTGATGTCGCCCCAGCTGCCCGGGTCGAAGCTGGTGTCCCACGGCTGGAACAGGCCGTGGTTCGGGCCCTCCTGCGTGACGTGGAAACCGCGCCCGTAGTACGGCACGCCCAGCACGATCCGGTCCGCCGGCACGCCGTGCATCTCGTAGTACTGCACCGCGCCGGTCACGTTGTTCCAGCGCTTCATCGGCTGTGGCAGCGGATCCGCCGGCACCTGAGCCATCGGCGCGTTGAACGTCGACACCGGGGAGAAGCCCGTGCCCATGTCGTACGTCATCAGGTTGACCCAGTCCAGCACCTTCGCGATGCCGCCCAGGTCGAAGCTCGCCGCCGGGTCGTACGGATCGCCGTACTTGCCCGTGCCGGTCTGCAGCCGACCCGCCGGCAGTGCCGCCGTGAGCAGCTTGTGCGAGCCGCCGAGCGCGTCCAGCTGCCGCCGGAACTCCTTGGCCAGCAGTGTCGCGTTCTGCTTGTCCTGCGGCCGGGCGGTGATCTCGGCCGGGCCGCCCGAGACCGGGAACTCCCAGTCGATGTCGACGCCGTCGAACGTGTCCTTGTAGGTCTTGAAGAACGTGTTGAGGCACGCGCCGACGAACTTCTTGCGGGAGGCGTCCGTCAGCGCCGCGTCGGAGAAGCCGCCCGCGCCCCAGCCGCCGATCGAGATCGACACCTTCAGGTTCGGGTGGCTCGCCTTCAGCTGCTTCAATGCCGCGAAGTCCCCGGCCGCCCCGCCGTCCGGCGTCGCGCAGACGCCGTTCGAGATCGTGGAGAACGCGTAGAAGACATTCGTGACGGTGTTCGCCGGGATCTGCGACGCCGGGAAGGAGTCACGCTCCCAGCCGGCGAAGTACGCCCCGACGACATGGTTCGGCGCGGTGTGGCGGTCGGGCGCGGCGGGGTTGTCGGTCGCCGCCGACGCCGAGCCCGCCACCGTCCCGACAACGGCCAGCGCGGCCAGCCCGAGGGCGGTCAGAGCACGCAGGGAAGACATGCCCGCCACTCTGTAATGAGTCGATCACGATCAGCAAGAGGTCGGTATGGTTCAGACCAAAAATTCGCCTGTTCAGCCGGTCAGATCGTCAGGACCAATGCCCCGGTGGCCGCCGCCAGGCAGGCGAGGGCCGTGACCAACCCGGTGCGCAGGAAGCGCGGCCAGGCGACCTTCACGCCGGCCGAGCGGCAGCGTTCGTACCAGAGCAGCGTGGCCAGCGAGGCCCACGGCGTGACGATCGGACCGACGTTCGTGCCGATCAGCAGCCCGAGCAACTGGTCATGGTTGGCCACCGGCACCACCGCCTCCCCGGCGGTGTAGGCGGGCAGGTTGTTGAGCACGTTGGACAGCCCGGCCCCGGTGCCGGCGGCCCGGAACACGCCGCCCGGCCCGTTGCTGTCGCCGATGACGGCGTGCATGATGCCGGCGAGCCCGTGGTCGCTGATCGTCTGCACGACGAAGAACAGACCCGTGACGAAAACCAGCAACCGCCACGGCAGGAGCCCCCAGCGCAGCGAGCCTCGCTTGCGCACGGCGAAGGCGATCACCACCACGCCGGCGCAGACGGGCGACACGACGGCCAGCTCCAGGCCCGCGACGACGCCGGCGATGAAGATCACGCAGGCGGCGGCGCAGATTCCGAACAGGACGGGGTCGGCCGGCCGAGGGGCGGTGGGTGGCTCGTAGCGGTCCATGCCGCGCCGGCCCCGCCGCCAGTAGAAGATCCACAGGCAGACGGCGGTCGCCGCGACCGAGGCCAGCTCGGGAAGCACCATCCGCTGCGCGAAGGCCGGGGCGCTCAACGCGACCCGGTTCATCGCCAACAGGTTCGTCAGGTTGGACACCGGCAACAACAGACTCGCGGTGTTCGCCAGCCACACGGTCGTCATCGCCAGCGGCGCACCGGGAATCGCCAGCCTGGCCGCCACGGCCAGCATGACCGGCGTCAGCAGAACCGCCGTGGTGTCCAGGTTCAACGTCGCCGTGGTGATCGCGGCGAACAGCACGCACAGCACGAACAGCAGCACGAAGTTGCCGCGCGCCAGGATGGTCAGCCGGATCGCGATGGCGTCGAACACGCCGGCCTCGGCGGTCAGCTCGGCCAGCACGATCACCGCGCCCAGGAACACCAGGATCGGCCCGATCCGGACCAGGGTGCCCTCCGCCTGGGCCGGCGGCAGCAGCCCGGTCGCCAGGAACACCAGGCCCACCGCGAGCAGCCCGATCGCCACCCAGTCCAGCGCGTCCAGCCTCCGCACCGAAGCTCCCTTTTCTCTCAAGGTGTTCACGACCGGGGCCGCATCCGGCTCTGCGGATCCCACAGCAGGAAGTCGCCGTCGTCGCTGGCGCTGGCGATCAGCGGCTGCCCGTCGACCCGCACCCGGGTCAGCGCGCGCACGGTGCCGCCGTGCGCCTGGTACTCGCCGACGAGCTCGCCGGTGCGCACGTCCCAGAACTGGATCAGGCCGCCGAAGCCGCCGCTGGCCAGCAGCCGGCGATCGCCGACCCGGACCGGCCCGAGCGCGCCGACGTGCCCGAGCCCGCTGTCCATCACCAGCCGCACCTCGTCGCCGGGATCGCCGACGGCGATGGTGCCGTCCTGGCAGCCGGCGGCCAGCCGGCCGTCGACGACGGTCAGCGTGACCACGCCGGCCAGGCCGTCGTCGAAGGTGCCCAGCAGCTCGCACGACCCCGGATCCCACAGCAGCACGCGGCCGTCGCTGTCGGCGCTGGCCAGCAGCGGCCCCTGCGTGCCGTCGACCGCGGCCAGCGACACCACCTCGGCCGCCGGCCCGCGCAGCACCTGCGACTCCTCGGCCCGGTCCAGCGGCCACAGCCGGATGGTGCCGTCGGCGCTGCCGCTGGCCATGAACCGCTCGCCGTTGACCAACAGCGGCGTCACCGTCCACACCTCGCCGGTGTGCTCGGCCCGGGTGGACAGGTGCTCGCCGGTGTCGGCGTCCCAGATCCGCACGGTGCCGTCCGACGACCCGGTCGCGAGCAGCACGCGGCCCGGCCCCGGCACGGACGCCAGCGCCCGGATCGTGCTGCGGTGCCCGCGAAGCGTCCGCTCCTCGGAGAAGCCGGACAGCTCGTGCAGGTGCACGGACCCGTCCAGGGCCCCGCTGGCGAGCAGGGTCCGGTCCGGCAGCAGCACGGACGTCAGCGCCCACACCGCGCTGGACCGCACCGACTGCAGCTCGTCGGTCTGGAACGTGACCGGGTCGGCCAGCCGGATCGTGCCGTCCACGCCACCGCTGGCCAACTGCACCCGGCCGTCGACCTCGACCGCGGCCAGCGCCCACACCTCGCCGGTGTGGTGGCTGAACCGGTGCTCGACGCCGTCCCGTGTGCCGCGCGGGTTCCACAGCCGCACCGTGCTGTCCGCGCTGCCGCTGGCCAGCAGATCGCCCTGGCCGGTCGGCACCACCGCGAGCGTGCGGATGGTGCTGACGTGCCCGACGAACGAGTTGACCAGCGCGCCGGTGCGCGGGTGC includes these proteins:
- a CDS encoding Crp/Fnr family transcriptional regulator; translated protein: MIALTGPAGTFWGRLSPAEQAAFAAAATRSGFAAGEVIVGQGEQTKQVYVVLSGHIKVIAGAAAGHGVMLAVCGPGEVLGELSAIDGRPRSATMTAIDAVDVLSLPAVRLQGLCDAHPRIAWSLLEVIAQRLRETDQQRAEYGGGSTMQRVVTLLLDLANRLGKAGVDGVHIASPFTQQELAETASTSRESMARVLRELREEGVITTGRGQFVIHRMERLRELVR
- a CDS encoding glycoside hydrolase family 18 protein — protein: MSSLRALTALGLAALAVVGTVAGSASAATDNPAAPDRHTAPNHVVGAYFAGWERDSFPASQIPANTVTNVFYAFSTISNGVCATPDGGAAGDFAALKQLKASHPNLKVSISIGGWGAGGFSDAALTDASRKKFVGACLNTFFKTYKDTFDGVDIDWEFPVSGGPAEITARPQDKQNATLLAKEFRRQLDALGGSHKLLTAALPAGRLQTGTGKYGDPYDPAASFDLGGIAKVLDWVNLMTYDMGTGFSPVSTFNAPMAQVPADPLPQPMKRWNNVTGAVQYYEMHGVPADRIVLGVPYYGRGFHVTQEGPNHGLFQPWDTSFDPGSWGDIKTKLLTDPAWKQYWDSNAQSPWLYNAAERKFVSFENPRSIGIRSDYARNANLRGAFTWEIAEDDAQHSMLDAMAKPW
- a CDS encoding SLC13 family permease; its protein translation is MRRLDALDWVAIGLLAVGLVFLATGLLPPAQAEGTLVRIGPILVFLGAVIVLAELTAEAGVFDAIAIRLTILARGNFVLLFVLCVLFAAITTATLNLDTTAVLLTPVMLAVAARLAIPGAPLAMTTVWLANTASLLLPVSNLTNLLAMNRVALSAPAFAQRMVLPELASVAATAVCLWIFYWRRGRRGMDRYEPPTAPRPADPVLFGICAAACVIFIAGVVAGLELAVVSPVCAGVVVIAFAVRKRGSLRWGLLPWRLLVFVTGLFFVVQTISDHGLAGIMHAVIGDSNGPGGVFRAAGTGAGLSNVLNNLPAYTAGEAVVPVANHDQLLGLLIGTNVGPIVTPWASLATLLWYERCRSAGVKVAWPRFLRTGLVTALACLAAATGALVLTI
- a CDS encoding effector-associated domain 2-containing protein; amino-acid sequence: MSERQPSVYRAILVVDVESFSGGHRSEDHRRIVRAGLREMLTAALGALGHDYEAGYHNDTGDGVVVFLTPEVPESLLVRRLPHELEVLLREHNSRYADGAQIRLRVALHHGQVFFDETGASAAAVIHACRLVDSHPVRDALKRGEAPLALIVSDDFYREVVRGEPAAAPGTYAEVQVSAKETDCVGWLRGGVTQAVVPKQPQLPLVLEADDGVVRVVPGGERLVGQLVHAIRQSPLLLAATRSRWPQHDMRSAPDEALHALAEAFLRVPSMVDDMARRDIVEELPMQIRVSIPRSPRARTDVRAIVRTCVTRNGGLAALLTAVQRIEGDDSLDVDALHGDVITILASLLDQD